In Thermodesulfovibrionia bacterium, a genomic segment contains:
- a CDS encoding IS5 family transposase codes for RIDFLQFCGLSLSDAIPDETTLCRFRNRLVTGDRLDDLLASINEQLQSHGLMIKGATGAVIDATLIESAARPKKTITLEVDAEGKAVQFEDGSQPGISCTEEQSADPDATWLKKGKKSQFGYRSYLVVDAQDGYVRGIHTAPANQSEMIHFEAAIDVAHIEANRVYADKGSASNANRQFLRKQKIKSAIMHRAYKNNPLSSRQKLANQLISKKRYIVEQCFGTIKRLFRMGRASYFGTVKINAQVILKSICMNLKKAANKIFVDQPLRGAIRPNVA; via the coding sequence CGGATTGATTTTCTACAATTTTGTGGATTGTCCTTATCGGACGCGATACCGGACGAAACTACTTTGTGCCGGTTCCGTAACCGGCTAGTGACCGGCGACCGACTAGATGATCTGCTGGCTTCTATTAATGAACAGCTCCAATCACACGGATTAATGATCAAGGGTGCGACGGGAGCGGTCATTGATGCCACGCTGATTGAGTCAGCGGCACGCCCTAAAAAGACTATCACCCTGGAGGTGGATGCCGAAGGTAAGGCTGTTCAGTTTGAAGATGGCAGTCAGCCTGGAATCAGCTGTACCGAAGAACAAAGTGCGGATCCGGATGCGACCTGGCTAAAGAAAGGCAAGAAGTCGCAGTTTGGCTACCGCAGTTATCTGGTAGTGGATGCTCAAGACGGCTATGTGCGCGGGATTCACACCGCTCCTGCCAACCAGAGCGAAATGATACATTTCGAAGCAGCTATCGATGTCGCGCATATCGAGGCGAATCGGGTGTATGCCGACAAGGGATCTGCCAGCAATGCCAATCGGCAATTTCTAAGAAAGCAAAAGATCAAGAGCGCAATCATGCATCGCGCGTATAAAAACAATCCACTTTCGTCACGACAGAAGCTGGCGAATCAATTGATCAGCAAAAAACGCTATATTGTCGAACAGTGTTTCGGCACAATCAAACGCTTATTCAGAATGGGACGCGCCAGCTACTTCGGTACGGTAAAAATCAACGCCCAAGTGATACTGAAAAGTATCTGCATGAATCTGAAAAAAGCAGCCAACAAAATCTTCGTGGATCAACCATTGAGGGGAGCAATCCGTCCAAATGTGGCATAA